A window from Cyprinus carpio isolate SPL01 chromosome A11, ASM1834038v1, whole genome shotgun sequence encodes these proteins:
- the LOC109056665 gene encoding mitochondrial intermembrane space import and assembly protein 40-like: MSYCKQEGKDRIIFVTKEDHEAPSNAELIEDDPNDPYEDHGLILPNGDINWNCPCLGGMASGPCGQQFKDAFSCFHYSKEEVKGSDCVENFRSMQECMQKYPELYPQEDDNDSAPSGGADNAPTASTSTDSLPTSSPHSTPAATENPAAS; encoded by the exons ATGTCGTACTGCAAGCAGGAAG GTAAAGATCGCATCATATTTGTCACTAAGGAGGATCATGAAGCACCGAGTAATGCTGAGCTCATCGAAGATGATCCAAATGATCCGTATGAGGATCACG GTCTTATTCTCCCTAATGGTGATATAAACTGGAACTGCCCGTGTTTGGGCGGTATGGCCAGTGGCCCTTGTGGACAACAGTTCAAAGATGCCTTTTCTTGTTTCCACTATAGCAAAGAGGAGGTAAAGGGTTCAGATTGTGTGGAAAATTTCCGGAGTATGCAGGAATGTATGCAGAAATACCCTGAGCTCTACCCTCAGGAAGATGACAACGACAGCGCCCCCTCTGGCGGGGCCGATAATGCACCCACTGCATCCACTTCCACTGACTCTCTCCCTACATCCTCTCCTCATTCCACACCAGCAGCCACAGAAAACCCAGCAGCTAgctaa
- the LOC109056695 gene encoding netrin-4-like isoform X1 encodes MKHLRTPQFVMVILKCAVILFPGFLQGFTESRCVGRACSPPMGNLASGRTLFTLTSCCTNSSSCLPTQPRCLAELHPPALMADDPFIHPDTWWGSAAATGEQEEIRLDLETWFCMSHVVMSFRSPRPAAMRLERSQDFGQTWETLKLFARNCTEMFGLPDDVSQPGSLCTSRYSSVVPCTRGEIIFRSIGLGSGIVDPYSPEALSRLTVTNLRIQLLKSQQCPISKEQWSVPEQSNLPFLPTIHSRSLTAPTPSSDPLDSTPFAVYSLLAKGTCLCHGHAEHCLPENEGQDSLQPSKMVSGKCVCTHHTAGEHCERCAPLYNNQPWRSANGSSGESNQCQKCECHGHAESCHFSQRVWLSTGGSSGGVCNNCQHNTVGRRCQRCRPGYHRHPARPLNSPHACIRCWCDPVGSVIVHSGDGTPWCHPRSGQCHCKPGVGGTTCSYCLAGYWGFGEEGCKSCVCPLTCDPITGHCLDSKGSVKLYNVPIGGKIPELSHFKPQEDERAWPKELAVSALYYTGKCSCKEKKLKSVSDLCKIKQAYVIKASVLSAHDKGTHAVVLVKVRKVFRSGKLPLSQGTHSLYPLSWTSRGCTCPILNPGGNYLLAGPEDVDAGRLLVTMQSLVVLWTPVLGFQVTEALHQGCL; translated from the exons ATGAAACATCTCAGGACTCCTCAGTTTGTGATGGTGATACTGAAGTGCGCAGTGATCTTATTTCCTGGATTCCTGCAGGGTTTTACTG AGTCCAGATGTGTTGGCCGTGCTTGCAGCCCTCCTATGGGTAACTTGGCCAGTGGCAGGACCCTTTTCACGCTGACTAGCTGCTGCACTAATAGCTCTTCCTGCCTGCCAACCCAGCCACGCTGTCTAGCAGAGCTCCATCCTCCTGCTCTCATGGCCGATGACCCATTTATTCATCCAGATACCTGGTGGGGCTCAGCGGCGGCCACTGGAGAACAGGAAGAAATCCGTCTTGACTTGGAGACATGGTTCTGCATGAGTCACGTTGTGATGTCGTTCCGTTCCCCACGTCCTGCTGCTATGAGGTTGGAACGCTCGCAGGACTTTGGCCAGACCTGGGAGACACTAAAGCTGTTTGCCAGGAACTGCACTGAAATGTTCGGGCTTCCTGATGATGTAAGTCAACCAGGATCTCTCTGCACTTCCAGATATTCCAGTGTTGTCCCCTGCACCCGAGGAGAG ATCATATTCCGCTCCATAGGATTGGGAAGTGGGATTGTTGATCCCTACAGTCCTGAGGCACTGTCCCGTCTGACAGTGACTAACCTACGAATACAGCTATTAAAATCTCAACAGTGTCCCATCTCGAAAGAACAGTGGAGTGTCCCAGAGCAGTCAAACCTGccctttttacccacaattcacaGCAGGTCACTGACTGCTCCGACGCCAAGTTCTGATCCTCTGGATTCAACCCCATTTGCTGTGTACTCTCTTCTGGCTAAAGGGACGTGTTTGTGTCATGGCCACGCTGAACATTGCCTTCCTGAAAATGAAGGACAAGACAGCCTGCAACCCAGTAAAATG GTGTCTGGCAAGTGTGTGTGTACCCACCACACAGCTGGCGAGCACTGCGAGAGGTGTGCCCCACTCTACAACAACCAGCCCTGGAGATCAGCCAATGGAAGCAGCGGGGAGAGCAACCAATGTCAGA AGTGTGAATGTCACGGACACGCAGAGAGCTGTCACTTCTCCCAGCGAGTGTGGCTGTCCACAGGGGGCAGTAGCGGGGGCGTCTGCAACAACTGCCAGCATAACACTGTGGGCCGCCGGTGCCAGCGCTGTCGCCCCGGATACCACCGCCACCCTGCCAGACCCCTCAACTCCCCGCATGCTTGCATAC GATGCTGGTGTGACCCAGTTGGTTCGGTGATAGTACATTCTGGTGACGGGACACCATGGTGTCATCCAAGAAGTGGACAGTGCCACTGTAAACCCGGTGTGGGCGGCACCACCTGCAGCTACTGTCTAGCAGGGTACTGGGGTTTTGGAGAGGAGGGCTGCAAATCTTGTGTGTGCCCTTTGACCTGTGATCCCATCACAGGTCATTGCCTAGACAG CAAAGGTAGTGTCAAGCTTTACAATGTACCAATTGGTGGAAAAATTCCTGAACTGTCCCACTTTAAACCTCAAGAGGACGAGAGGGCGTGGCCTAAAGAACTGGCCGTCTCTGCATTGTACTATACAG GGAAGTGCAGCTGTAAGGAAAAGAAGCTGAAAAGTGTGTCAGATCTTTGCAAGATAAAACAGGCATATG TGATCAAAGCCAGTGTGCTGTCAGCTCATGATAAAGGCACACACGCAGTTGTCCTGGTGAAAGTAAGGAAGGTGTTTCGTTCGGGAAAACTGCCGCTCTCCCAGGGAACACACAGTCTCTACCCGCTCTCCTGGACCAGCCGTGGCTGCACCTGTCCCATTCTCAACCCAG GTGGGAACTATCTACTAGCAGGTCCTGAAGATGTTGACGCAGGACGGCTACTGGTCACCATGCAGAGTCTAGTAGTCCTCTGGACCCCCGTCCTGGGCTTTCAGGTCACAGAAGCACTGCATCAGGGCTGCCTATGA
- the LOC109056695 gene encoding netrin-4-like isoform X2: MGNLASGRTLFTLTSCCTNSSSCLPTQPRCLAELHPPALMADDPFIHPDTWWGSAAATGEQEEIRLDLETWFCMSHVVMSFRSPRPAAMRLERSQDFGQTWETLKLFARNCTEMFGLPDDVSQPGSLCTSRYSSVVPCTRGEIIFRSIGLGSGIVDPYSPEALSRLTVTNLRIQLLKSQQCPISKEQWSVPEQSNLPFLPTIHSRSLTAPTPSSDPLDSTPFAVYSLLAKGTCLCHGHAEHCLPENEGQDSLQPSKMVSGKCVCTHHTAGEHCERCAPLYNNQPWRSANGSSGESNQCQKCECHGHAESCHFSQRVWLSTGGSSGGVCNNCQHNTVGRRCQRCRPGYHRHPARPLNSPHACIRCWCDPVGSVIVHSGDGTPWCHPRSGQCHCKPGVGGTTCSYCLAGYWGFGEEGCKSCVCPLTCDPITGHCLDSKGSVKLYNVPIGGKIPELSHFKPQEDERAWPKELAVSALYYTGKCSCKEKKLKSVSDLCKIKQAYVIKASVLSAHDKGTHAVVLVKVRKVFRSGKLPLSQGTHSLYPLSWTSRGCTCPILNPGGNYLLAGPEDVDAGRLLVTMQSLVVLWTPVLGFQVTEALHQGCL; the protein is encoded by the exons ATGGGTAACTTGGCCAGTGGCAGGACCCTTTTCACGCTGACTAGCTGCTGCACTAATAGCTCTTCCTGCCTGCCAACCCAGCCACGCTGTCTAGCAGAGCTCCATCCTCCTGCTCTCATGGCCGATGACCCATTTATTCATCCAGATACCTGGTGGGGCTCAGCGGCGGCCACTGGAGAACAGGAAGAAATCCGTCTTGACTTGGAGACATGGTTCTGCATGAGTCACGTTGTGATGTCGTTCCGTTCCCCACGTCCTGCTGCTATGAGGTTGGAACGCTCGCAGGACTTTGGCCAGACCTGGGAGACACTAAAGCTGTTTGCCAGGAACTGCACTGAAATGTTCGGGCTTCCTGATGATGTAAGTCAACCAGGATCTCTCTGCACTTCCAGATATTCCAGTGTTGTCCCCTGCACCCGAGGAGAG ATCATATTCCGCTCCATAGGATTGGGAAGTGGGATTGTTGATCCCTACAGTCCTGAGGCACTGTCCCGTCTGACAGTGACTAACCTACGAATACAGCTATTAAAATCTCAACAGTGTCCCATCTCGAAAGAACAGTGGAGTGTCCCAGAGCAGTCAAACCTGccctttttacccacaattcacaGCAGGTCACTGACTGCTCCGACGCCAAGTTCTGATCCTCTGGATTCAACCCCATTTGCTGTGTACTCTCTTCTGGCTAAAGGGACGTGTTTGTGTCATGGCCACGCTGAACATTGCCTTCCTGAAAATGAAGGACAAGACAGCCTGCAACCCAGTAAAATG GTGTCTGGCAAGTGTGTGTGTACCCACCACACAGCTGGCGAGCACTGCGAGAGGTGTGCCCCACTCTACAACAACCAGCCCTGGAGATCAGCCAATGGAAGCAGCGGGGAGAGCAACCAATGTCAGA AGTGTGAATGTCACGGACACGCAGAGAGCTGTCACTTCTCCCAGCGAGTGTGGCTGTCCACAGGGGGCAGTAGCGGGGGCGTCTGCAACAACTGCCAGCATAACACTGTGGGCCGCCGGTGCCAGCGCTGTCGCCCCGGATACCACCGCCACCCTGCCAGACCCCTCAACTCCCCGCATGCTTGCATAC GATGCTGGTGTGACCCAGTTGGTTCGGTGATAGTACATTCTGGTGACGGGACACCATGGTGTCATCCAAGAAGTGGACAGTGCCACTGTAAACCCGGTGTGGGCGGCACCACCTGCAGCTACTGTCTAGCAGGGTACTGGGGTTTTGGAGAGGAGGGCTGCAAATCTTGTGTGTGCCCTTTGACCTGTGATCCCATCACAGGTCATTGCCTAGACAG CAAAGGTAGTGTCAAGCTTTACAATGTACCAATTGGTGGAAAAATTCCTGAACTGTCCCACTTTAAACCTCAAGAGGACGAGAGGGCGTGGCCTAAAGAACTGGCCGTCTCTGCATTGTACTATACAG GGAAGTGCAGCTGTAAGGAAAAGAAGCTGAAAAGTGTGTCAGATCTTTGCAAGATAAAACAGGCATATG TGATCAAAGCCAGTGTGCTGTCAGCTCATGATAAAGGCACACACGCAGTTGTCCTGGTGAAAGTAAGGAAGGTGTTTCGTTCGGGAAAACTGCCGCTCTCCCAGGGAACACACAGTCTCTACCCGCTCTCCTGGACCAGCCGTGGCTGCACCTGTCCCATTCTCAACCCAG GTGGGAACTATCTACTAGCAGGTCCTGAAGATGTTGACGCAGGACGGCTACTGGTCACCATGCAGAGTCTAGTAGTCCTCTGGACCCCCGTCCTGGGCTTTCAGGTCACAGAAGCACTGCATCAGGGCTGCCTATGA